The Tenrec ecaudatus isolate mTenEca1 chromosome 6, mTenEca1.hap1, whole genome shotgun sequence genome has a window encoding:
- the MAFF gene encoding transcription factor MafF, with protein sequence MSVDPLSSKALKIKRELSENTPHLSDEALMGLSVRELNRHLRGLSAEEVTRLKQRRRTLKNRGYAASCRVKRVCQKEELQKQKSELEREVDKLARENAAMRLELDALRGKCEALQGFARSVAASRGPAALVAPASVITIVKSAPGPGPASGPASGPGPASAACS encoded by the exons ATGTCTGTGGACCCCTTGTCCAGCAAAGCCCTGAAG ATCAAGCGCGAGCTGAGCGAGAACACGCCGCACCTGTCGGACGAGGCGCTGATGGGGCTGTCGGTGCGCGAGCTCAACCGGCACCTGCGCGGGCTCTCGGCCGAGGAGGTGACGCGGCTCAAGCAGCGGCGCCGCACGCTCAAGAACCGCGGCTACGCAGCCAGCTGCCGCGTGAAGCGCGTGTGCCAGAAGGAGGAGCTGCAGAAGCAGAAGTCGGAGCTGGAGCGCGAGGTGGACAAGCTGGCGCGCGAGAACGCCGCCATGCGCCTGGAGCTGGACGCGCTGCGCGGCAAGTGCGAGGCGCTGCAGGGCTTCGCGCGCTCCGTGGCCGCCTCCCGCGGGCCCGCCGCGCTCGTGGCGCCCGCCAGCGTCATCACCATCGTCAAGTCCGCCCCCGGCCCGGGCCCCGCCTCCGGCCCCGCCTCCGGGCCAGGCCCCGCCTCTGCCGCCTGTTCCTAG